From the genome of Thiovibrio frasassiensis:
GGATGAGGGGGAAGCCCCTGTTGTGTCAGAACACGATTCATGGAATCGGCCAGGTCGGTGAGGCTGTCAACGAGTGTGCCGTCCAAATCGAACAGTACCACATCCTTATGATGGGTCATGGACGTTTTTTATTTGGCCGAGGCGGGTTTGGAGGCATCCAGTAGGTTCAGAATCCGCAGGCCAACCCCAAGCCTTGCTCGAAGCAATGATGGTTTGGCGGGTTTGACCAGATAGTCATCGGCCCCGCCTTCCAGGGCAAGAACCTGTTCCTCAATGGAGCTGCGGGCGCTGAAGATGACCGTGTAGACATAGGGGCCATCCGTGCGCGTCCGGATGCGTTGGCAGACCTGCATACCGCTGAGGCCGGGGATGTTCCAGTCCAGGATGGCAATTCTTATGGCGGGGTCGGTTTCTAGAGCGTTCCATGCGGTATCGCCATTATCCGCCTCAATCGGTTCGTATCCCCATTTCACCAGGAAGTTGTTCAAGCCCTTGCGCACCACGGGATTATCCTCTGCGACCAAGATTTTGTGCGGTTTTTGGGCTTTGGCTGGCTTCGGCTCTTCTGTTTTTTTGAAATAAGCTTCTTTTTCTTCCATGGTGTTAGTTCTGCCGGTGTCAGTGTTTGCCTTCAGGAGAAATCAGTTCTTTTTTAAATAGTTACATAAAAAGGGGTTGAGGGGCAAGACAAAACCCTGCTGGGGTATTTTTTGTTGCAATTTTATCGTTATATTAAGGTGTTAGGTCGTCATGGGTAGTCTCGGTCGGATTGTCGTTACCCCTGTGTCTTTCCTCTTGACTCTCTATTCTAATAGCACTATTCTTGCCGAGTTTTAATTGTCTTTAGTTTTTGCATATTTTGTAAGAAGAGAGCATATTTTTTCTGGTTCCAGAGAGATCATTGTTCTGGAGTCAGACCAGGATGTTTTTGGTTCAATAAAAAATTTTAAGGAGGATCACCATGTCAGTATGTGTTGTTGGCCATTCAAATCCCGATACCGATTCCATTGCCGCCGCCATTTCTTATGCACATTATCTGAAGGCAACCGGCACTGACGCCATTGCCTGCATGCAGATTGAGGCAGATAAGCTGAACCCCGAGAGCACCACCGTCCTCAAGAATTTCGGTCTTGCCGCGCCCCAGACCATGATGGATGCTGCTGGCAAGAAGGTTGCCTTGGTGGATTTCAGTGATATCGGTCAGGCTCCGGCAAACATCAAGGATGCCGAGGTTGTTGCCATTGTTGATCATCACAAGATTGGTGATATCACCACCAACAATCCGATTGTATTCAATGCCCAGCCGGTTGGTTGCACCTGCACCGTATTGTACGAAATGTACAAAAACAACAATGTCGCTCTGCCCAAGGATATTGCCGGTGCCATGCTTTCCGCCATCCTGAGCGATACCGTAAATTTCAAGTCCCCCACCTGTACCGCTCCTGACAAGGCTGCGGTTGCTGCCCTGAAAGACATCGCCGGCGTTGCCGACACCGATGCGCTGTTCATGGAGATGTTGAAGGCGAAGTCTTCCATCGACGGTATCCCCATGAAGGATCTCGTTTTCCGTGACTACAAGGATTTTGACATGAACGGCAAGAAGGTTGGTATTGGCCAGCTCGAGCTCGCCACCCTTGAGCAGGTTGCCGGCATTCGTGCCGACCTGTACAAGGCTCTCGAGGATCTCAAGAAGGATGGCCGTCATTCCGTACTGTTCATGCTCACCGATGTTGTGAAAGAGGGCACCGATCTGCTGGTTGTTTCCGAGGAGCCCGCAGTTATCGAGCAGGCTTTCGGTGGCAAGATTGCAAACAACGCCATGTGGGTAAACGGCATGATGAGCCGCAAGAAACAGACCGTTCCGCCGTTGCAGAAGGCTTTCGGCTGCTAAGACGCTGAATATTTCGTTGTTGTCTTAAGGCCCCTTGGACGGAAATCCCGTCCAGGGGGTTTTTTTGTGGTGGGTTCTGGGACGCAGGCAAGGCCGAAGCCTCTTGGGGTTATTTCTTTAGAGCGGATTTCTTTTTGCTCGATTTCTTGGAAGGTGCTTTGCGCGAGGGAGGGGTGGCCAAGGACTCGGTGTTTTCCTCTGCCCAAGGTTTCCGGCCAACCAGGCCGAGCAGTCGTTTGTCCAGCCGGATGAGGTGGTGCATGGCCCGTAATCGTTCCGGGTCGATTTCACTGTTGATATTGATAATGATCAGGCGATTGAGTCCGTATCCGTAACGATTGTTCAGATCGATCACTGCCCCGATCACCACCAGCCTGCCGCTTTCTATTCGTTGGGCGTAGCGCTTCATGGCCGTGGCTACTTGGAAATCGACATTCTTTTCCACCAGTACGGTTTCTGGTCTTGCCATTGCTCCAGAGCCTGGCGCATTTGTCCCCAGGGAAAGTCGCAGGGAGTCCAGGTCATGGCGCAGGTCTGCGCCCAGATGGGTATACCCTTTTGCGAAAAGGCGGAGGCTGTCGCTGTTGGTGTTGCCGGTGATAAGCAGCACCGGGGTATGGAGTTCGTTGACTCCGTAATCAATGGCGCCGGCGGAGAGCGAGAATTGATTGCCCGGATTTCTCACCGCATAAATGGTGTCAACCGGGTCAGGATAGAACAGGGTTGCCTGCACCCGGGCATCGCAATCCGCCAGCCAGGTCATGTGCGGGGTGCCCGGTAACTTAAGGGGCTCGTCCGCAAGCCTGCTGGCCACGACCTGATCGTTGTGCCGGGCAATCTTTTCAGCCACGGCATAGGGGGGGATTCCGGGGCGAAGTTTTTTGATCGGGCGCATATCCGCGCTGCTGGCTGCAGCAATAAGAAAAACGAGCAACGAGAGAGGAAGAGTTATTCTGAGGCGCATTGGCATTGATCCTGCTGTTTCAAAAGAGTACCGAGTATCTGCTACTCTCATTATCGGTGATTTCGTGGATGTCTAAAATTTTTTATTAATGACGAATCCATGTCCTCGGGGGAATACAGGACAATGCCCCTCGGCATAACGCAAAAACAACCAGTTAGATGAAATTTCTGTCGGTGACCCGATTTTTTCGTCATTCGACAATTCCCGGCTGTTGTCTTGACAATGAAAAAGAGCATACTTATTGTTGGTCACCAACTTGAAATTGCTTGGAAAAATCAAGTTATTGCAAATGGATACAGCCCGATTCGCAGAGAACCCCCGGATGGGGTCATTGCGCAGGAAAGGAGATACAGGTGACGGAGCAAGAAGAAAAAAATGAAGAGGTTCTTGAGCAGCCCAGCTCAGGAGAAGAACAGATCACGACCGAGGCGGAAGATCTCTCGGTTCAGTTGGAAAAGGCGTTGGAAAGAAACCGGGAGCTTGAGGATAAGCTGCTGCGCTTGGCGGCTGAACAGGATAATTTCAGGAAAAGAATGCAGCGTGAGCGGGAATCCGCGTTCAAGTATGCAGAAGAAAATATCCTGCGGGAGCTGCTTCCCTTCCTTGATAATCTGGAACGCGCCGTTGGCCAGTGCCATGCCTCCCCTGATGCCGATACCCTTTTGGCCGGGGTGGAAATGACCTGCAAGGGGCTACTTTCCACCTTGGAAAAATTCGGGGTAAAACCTCTTGCCGGTGAGGGGCAACCCTTTGATCCGAATTTCCATGAAGCCGTAGCCATGGAAGCCAGTGCGGACGTGCCGGAAAACCAGATTATTCAGGAATATCAGAAAGGGTACATGTTTAAGGACAGACTTATCCGGGCGGCCAAGGTTGTGGTTTCAAAGGGTAATGTTGAAGAATAACAAGGATGCTTCATCCCGTTAGGTAAGGAGAATATTGAGATGGGTAAAATTATTGGTATTGATTTGGGAACAACAAATTCATGTGTCGCTGTGATGGAAGGCGGCGAGCCCAAGGTTATCACCAACGTGGAAGGGAACAGGACAACCCCTTCGGTCGT
Proteins encoded in this window:
- a CDS encoding carbonic anhydrase, translated to MRLRITLPLSLLVFLIAAASSADMRPIKKLRPGIPPYAVAEKIARHNDQVVASRLADEPLKLPGTPHMTWLADCDARVQATLFYPDPVDTIYAVRNPGNQFSLSAGAIDYGVNELHTPVLLITGNTNSDSLRLFAKGYTHLGADLRHDLDSLRLSLGTNAPGSGAMARPETVLVEKNVDFQVATAMKRYAQRIESGRLVVIGAVIDLNNRYGYGLNRLIIININSEIDPERLRAMHHLIRLDKRLLGLVGRKPWAEENTESLATPPSRKAPSKKSSKKKSALKK
- a CDS encoding manganese-dependent inorganic pyrophosphatase, whose product is MSVCVVGHSNPDTDSIAAAISYAHYLKATGTDAIACMQIEADKLNPESTTVLKNFGLAAPQTMMDAAGKKVALVDFSDIGQAPANIKDAEVVAIVDHHKIGDITTNNPIVFNAQPVGCTCTVLYEMYKNNNVALPKDIAGAMLSAILSDTVNFKSPTCTAPDKAAVAALKDIAGVADTDALFMEMLKAKSSIDGIPMKDLVFRDYKDFDMNGKKVGIGQLELATLEQVAGIRADLYKALEDLKKDGRHSVLFMLTDVVKEGTDLLVVSEEPAVIEQAFGGKIANNAMWVNGMMSRKKQTVPPLQKAFGC
- the grpE gene encoding nucleotide exchange factor GrpE gives rise to the protein MTEQEEKNEEVLEQPSSGEEQITTEAEDLSVQLEKALERNRELEDKLLRLAAEQDNFRKRMQRERESAFKYAEENILRELLPFLDNLERAVGQCHASPDADTLLAGVEMTCKGLLSTLEKFGVKPLAGEGQPFDPNFHEAVAMEASADVPENQIIQEYQKGYMFKDRLIRAAKVVVSKGNVEE
- a CDS encoding response regulator → MEEKEAYFKKTEEPKPAKAQKPHKILVAEDNPVVRKGLNNFLVKWGYEPIEADNGDTAWNALETDPAIRIAILDWNIPGLSGMQVCQRIRTRTDGPYVYTVIFSARSSIEEQVLALEGGADDYLVKPAKPSLLRARLGVGLRILNLLDASKPASAK